The region CTACATAATATAATTGTATATTTCGACAAAAAGAAGTAGTATCAAAAAGTGTACGCTCTTGTTATTGACAACAGACAGGGGCTGATCGATTTGTTAATAACAAAATGGCTAACAGCTGGCTAACAGTAAATATACAAGTGAAAGTTCTCAGAAGTTGATAGTTTGTTGTTGAAGTAATTGCTTTTAGTTTGAACAAAGTTTGTTGAAATCCGTTGGCAAATGCAACTAAGAattagtttagtttagttaTAGATCCCTCTCGAAAATCGTAATAGTTTAGGCGAAAATATCAACAATTTTAAGTTAGTATAGTATGCTTTTCTCTCTTGGCTtgattaattataaattataaattatttagatgtttttgtgattttttttttatgttattgAGTTGCGTGTGATTCTTCTGCTATCGGTTGATCTTCTCAACGTGGAACAACGATCTGGTCTAGTTTTGTGGCTAAGAAAGGGTGGTGGACAATGATCGGGCACCGAGGATGTATAAGTACAAGTATCGGGAATTGCAGCAGGGCTCAGGCCCCCCTGCCAGACTTTTCGAGGTTAGTGAGGGAGGACGGACCTCATACTTATATACACACAGCCATACAAGTTCGGTTATTCAGTTGGTTCTTGTCATAGATGTTGTCTTTTGCAGTCACACAGAGATGTTGTACATCTAGTAATAGAGACCTGTCATTGAAGGTTCTTTTAAGATGGTTTTACAGGCTTGGGttggttttggtttgtttgttttggtattttggtagtttatcggttgacaacagtgcgtatgcgtGCTACGAGTACTTAGTATGGCATATCATTCAATCATACAATCACTATCTAACTGGCTGTGGCTTGGCGCCACACTCAGTTAAACTGTTGCCTTACTCCCACAGAGAGATATCCTGAAAAACGAGGTCATACAAATTTTTTAGTcgattttggaaaaaattaatgcCTGCAAGACACAAAGAGAAAGAAAAGAGAAGAGAAATGAACAAACAAAGTATCGACCAAATTGTGAGAGTGTCGTTTAGTGTCTGATTGTGGGCACGACATTAGCAATTAGGACAATGAGCGTGGGACAGGACAATGAATTTGGCTGGCTTTCGGATGTGTCGGATCTGTGTCTTGGCTTGTTTCTACGGATACTTGGCTGGAACACCAACTACGTACCGGTTTTGACATTCAGCTTGCCGGACTTCTTCGACGACTTCTGCTTGACCTCTCCCTCGTCGTCGTTGTCCTGGACCTTGTTGAGGGGCTTCTTGCCAGCCTGCGGCTTGTTGCTTCCTCCGCGCTTGTTGGCGTACGAGACCTTCACCAGGGGCTTGTCCTCGccctcctcgtcgtcgtcgtcatcgtcgtcgttTTCCTGGGGGCGCTTCGCCTGCTTCTTGCCGACCACCGGCTTGGTGCCGCTAGCCTTGCCCGCCGACGAGGAGGAGGCCGAGGCGAACTGGAAGTTACCGCCCTGGGAGCGCTTGCCCTGCTCGCCCTCGCTGTGTCCGATGCGCTGGGCGGTCATCTTAGGAACTTTCGTTGACTTCTCCAATTTGGTTGGACAGCATTGGAATGGTTTGTAATCGTTGGGCACATAATTGTTACCGCGCTTAGCCGAATGGCCGTCATGACCCAATCCAACATAGAAACATTCGTCATCTGTGtgagcaaacaaacaaaaacattttgtcagattgtttagttttataagaattgatgttttatttttggttcaaTAACAACAGAAGGTTCATTACGATAAgtatcaaaaacaaaaaactaaaaaaaaactaaacaagagTGCATCGTAGAAGGCGAGAAGAAGGATTAAAAGTCCCTAGGAGGCTTTTAATACTTGGCTTCAAGGCCCCTCTGGCAAAGACCATAAAGAAAGATAAAGAGCAGTTAGTACGATTTTcggattcgattcgattcggtTTTCATTATTTCAGACTTGAAAGATTCTTTGTTCTAAAGTAAAAGCGTGCTTTATGAATGGAAGATTTTGTAACATTACTTCGTATTTAATTTAGGTTGTATATCAAAACTAATAACTGACAAAATGCTTTTGATGCTGACTGTACAAGTTTCAGATTTTGATATTCTTGACGATCACGATTCACGTTCACTGTTTATTCACATTtctaaatttaagtttttgttgttgttcgtatacttaaatattttctaggGCACAGCGGGATcgatattaattattataaattaacaAACATAACGATTACTTAAAGTATTatgagaaaataataataaatcaaacaaaataGGTATTAACACATTTTTCGAATCAATatcgaaatttaaatataacttccggaatacaaaaaaaatcgcaattcttttattaaataatttcaaacaTTGTGTCAGCTatgatttgaatttttattcatCGATTCTGTCTTTTTTAGGTACCATAGACTTTGAAACTAAGAACTGATTCGGTGAAAGCTTCGGGTTCGGGGTATTAATATAGACGAGGATTGGATGGGTTTTTCGGGGCGACTGTCTTCCCAATTGCGTGTGTTCCTGACATGAGAACGGCTTTAACACAGAAGCTATGCGAAAGCACCGACTACGACATAGAGTACTAGGGAAAATCGAGTGGTTACCTTGGTTAAATGCATTTCTGTCTGAACTCCTTCTCCCCAAGTCTGTAGATAGACAATGAGATTACTATAATCGAATGTATCGAGTGTTTCGCGCTTTGGCAAGTGTGCGTGAGGGGAGGAGGAACGCTTGGGAGGGATTCAAGTTGGGAGGACACAACAATCAACTGTTTCAGTTAGTGCGTCAATGGCAACTCACATTCAGGATTTACCTATTTCATCTATAAGCCGACCCGAGCAAAGGTCAGCCAAGCGATGTATCGTTCGACCTTTGGCTGTGTGCCTATATTTTGGTTTGCTTTTTGGATCTTCTTCGTCTTCCTCATCGTCGTCGTTATCATTCTCGTCGTCGTTGTCGTCGTCATTGTCATCATCGTTGTCATTGTCATCGTTATCGTCATCGTCATTGTCATCCCTAGCATTATTATCGTCATCTTCTTCATCATCTTCAATtccctcatcctcatcctcgtccTCATCATCTTTACCGTTATCCCCATCGTTTTCATCATCTTCATCTTCGTCATCGTCCCCATTTTCTTCGTCGTCCTCCTCATCATTTCCATTACCTTCATCTTCATCTTCGTCTTCATTGTCATCTTCATTATCCTcatcttcatcttcatttCCGTTCTCCTCGTCATCATCATTGTCATTACCATTATCTTCATCTTCATCCTCATCTTCATTTTCATCATCACCATCTTCATTTTCATCTTCATTTTCATCATCTTCATCTTGATTTTCATCATCATCCTCATCTTCATTATCCTTATCATTGTCATCTTCATCTTCATCTTCATTATCCTTATCATCTTCATCTTCATCTTCATTATCTTCATCTTCGTCGCCTTCATCGTCTTCCTCATCCCCGTCCTCATCGTTCTCGTCGTCATTATTGTCGTCCTGATCTTCATCGTCATCCTCGTTATCTTCGTCCCCATCGTTATCATCTTCGTCTTCGTCATCATTGCCATTATCTTCTTCATCATCGTCTTCATTATCCTCATCTTCCTCGTCATCATtatccccatccccatcctCATCTTCCTCATCATCTTCATCTTCTTCATTTACAATATCCTCATCATCATCTTCTTCATtgtcctcatcctcatccccTTCGTCATCCCCATCCCCGTCATCATCATTATCTTCGTCCTCGTCATCTTCGATGTCTCGTCTTCTCTTCTGCAGTCTCTCTCTTCGTATCGAGCTCTGCAGACGCTTTAATCTGTCTCTCTTATCTTCGTCGCTTTCTTTTGGATACCgcaatttaacaattttttcatcatcatcgtcatcattgcCTACATTGGAAAGTTGCATTATGTTTTGAATTTTAACGATTCGCAATAAACGAGAAGATGGAATCGGGTGCATCCACGTTTTGGGAGTAATGAAACCAcattatctattttttttttttggctcaaCTTATTGGTAGCGAGAGTTTGGCTAATGAGCGTGAGTTAGAAAGCAGAAACACATTGGAAACAAGAACGCTTACTCTTTTGATTGATCAACCACTGCAGCACACGGTTTTCGTTTTTGAGATTACCTAGAGGACCAGAAAAGTAATACATAGGTGCTTGCAACCAGGAATTTCGGCATCCAACTCACCGTCATACATGATCGGGACGCCAGTCTCGTAGTAGACCAAAGCTGGGAATGCGAAAATACCAATTTCGTGGGCTAGTTTCACATCATTCGACTTCACGAATTGGATTCCATGCTTGTCGGTGTCGTCATCGATGTTCTCCAGTTCCTCCAAAATGTCGGAGCAAGATTCGCACTCGTCATCGTCTGTGGGAGGCCAAAAGCCATTAGTTAGGGCTCTTTAATGAACCAGAGCTAACGATTCTCTTACAGAAGAAGACGGCCAGGTGTTCCACGTCGTTGATCAGCACTTGGAGGGTCTTCCTGTCGACCGACTCAATAACATCAGCAGTGGACTCGTGCAAATCAATAACCCACTCTAGGATTTCCTCTTCCTTCATCAGGTCACCTGGAGAAGCAGGAGAGATCGGTTAGTAGGCATATTGGAAGCCAATCCTTTCCAGCATTACCGGTGTAAATTGTCCTAAACTTATGTCTATAAAATGCAAGCGCCGGCAGGCCGGGCAGGTCGTATTCCTTATCAATATCGTCGTCGGATGTCTTTACGAAGTCAATGTCTTTTTCCTCGCACTCGTCGTCGATGTTCTCCAGCTCGTTGAGAATCTTCTGGGCCTTCTTGTCGCCCTCGGCATCTGTGGGGATGCGAAGATgttgaaatattattaattgaatttagaatatttttcttATCTTACAGAAGAACACGACAACGTGATCGTTTTCGGCCAAAATCTTGTCCAGCATCTTAACGTTGACCTCCTCGATCTTGCCGGGAATTTCGAGGGTTTCGTCATCGGTGATCCAGGCCAACACTTCGTCCTCGTCGTCGAGATCTCCGGTGAAGTGCAGGGGGTCTCGGTTCCTGAAGAACACCAGGCGAGGATAGGTCTTGACGTTGTACTTCTTGGCGACGCCAGTGTCCTCAGTGGTGACAAAAATGATTCCAGCCTCGTCCAACTCGTCGTCGATGCTTTCCAGGGCGTTAAGGGTGTGATCGCAGGTCTCACCGGGCTCGCACGGGCCAGTGAAAAAGACAACAACATACTCGTGCTCATTGATCAGGTTGACCAGGATTTCGTCGGTGACCTCCTCGATGGTAGCCGTCTTCTTCTGGACCAGCAGCCACTCGAGCACCTCGTCCTCGTTCATCAGATCACCTTCGTAAAGGGCTGGTATCTTGTTCTCGAAGTAGATGAGGGCGGGCAAGTGGTCCAGACCGTACTCCTTGGCCTCGGCGGCGTTATCGATACGCACAATGACGATACCTTCCTTCTCCAACTCATCGTCAATGTTCTCCAGTTCGTTGAGAATGCGCATGTCCTGCTTATCGTCCTTGTCGTCTGCGGTCAAAAGGGAACCATTATTTCGGTCAGAAAGCAGAATCTTAAGGCACTAATGACTCACAGAAGATAACCGCCAAGTGCTCGGTGTTCTCAACCAACTTGTCCTTCATCTCATCGGTCACCTCGGGAATCTCGGAGTACCGCTTCTGATGCACCAGCCAGCCGAGCAGCTCATCCTCTTTCATCAGATCACCCTCGTAGATGTGTGGAATGCCACGTTCAAAGAGTACAATCGACGGTATCTCATCGATACCCCATTCTTTGGCCTCTTTGTCATCATCGATCTTGACAAAGGCAATATCGTTCTGATCGCACTCGTCGTCAATGTTTTCCAATTCTGCGAGGATTTTCTGTGATTTCTTTTGGTCTTTGTCGTCTGTGGAGAGTTTTTTTGGATATTATTATAGAGTTTGAAAGAATTAGTGTTAAACTATTCAAAACTCAGACTATAGGTACTATCGCTCTACTGGAACTTCAAACCTAAGGACTATACTTCAAGAACTACTCTATCTTCACCGGGATCTACTTCTTCTGGGTTTAGTTTAGGTTGATTAGTTTATGAAGCgcatttgaaaattaattcttGAAAGCATATGGAGCAGCCGGCAGATTGTTACAACTTTAGATACAACATCCCAGAGATACAACAGAAAGTCAATAATACAATATCTACAGAAACTGAGAAAACTGTGCCCACGGGTCCCGGCACAAGGCTCCAGATGAGGGGCCTGAAATCACTTACAGAAAAGAACAGCAACGTGGGGCATTTTTTCAATGATCAAATCCAACATTTCGTCGGTAATGTCCTCGATCTGATCGGAACTGGTTTGGTCTGTGAGCCACTTGAGAAGCTTCTCCTCGTCCTCCAGATTGCCCTCGTATATAGTTGGAATGCCTTTTTCAAAGTATATCAGTTTAGGAACTTTATTGATGCCGTATTCGACGGCCTCCTCGGGATTATCGATTTTCACGAAGGTAATGCCCAGGGCATCGCACTCGTCGTCAATGTTCTCGAGCTCTTCGAGCACTTTCTGAGACTTCTTGTCGTTGTTGTCGTCTGGAAAACAGCGGGTGAGCAAAATGGAGGCGACTGCTTAGGCTCTACGGGTAACAAGGTAATATTTACAGAACAACACCGCAATAACGCGTCCCTCTTTGATCATTGTGTCGAGCATTTCGTCGGTGACATCCTCGATCTCATCTCGTTCCAACTGTCCCAACAGCCACTTGAGAATCTGCTCCTCGTCCATGAGATCGCCGTCGTAGACGTTTGGAATTTCTTTTTCAAAGTAAACAATGGCCGGAATCTGCAGATCGAATAATATGCGTGAATGACGTTTCGATTCGTTTTGGGGATTCGCGATCGCGCCCTAGTCGTACCGAGTCGATTCCGTAATCACCTGCCGCCTTGGCATCATCAATCTTCACAAACTGAATGCCATGCTTGTCGCAGTCGTCGTCTAtctgctccagctcctccagcaCGGTCATCGAGTCGTCGTTGCCATGATCATCTGCAGATGAATAGCCCCGTTACCACCATTACACCACAGCCCTGCCGCAGCAAAGGTCACGTCTACATACAAAAGAGCACCACCAGGTTGTCGATATTGCTAATCAGAGTCGAAAGCGTCTTGGAGGTGACGTCCTCAATCACGTCGTCCTCGTCCCCCGTCGACTTGTTCTGCACCAACCACTCCAAGACGTCCTCCTCCCGCTGCAGTTCACCTGGAGACACAGTTTCGATATTAGCCACTGAAGAATCGCGTGGTGCAAGGGATTATGTCTACATATGTCGATTATGTCGATATGAATGTGGTGTGGGTGTGGAATGGGTGTGGTCTACTGGGTCTACGGCAGTACCTTCGTATATGATCGGAGTCTGGTGGCGGTAGTAGACCAGTGCTGGCAGATTGCCCAGATTGTACTCGTCGGCCAGCGCCTCGTCGTGTATCTTCACGAATCCGATGCCCAGCTGGTCGGCCTCGTCGTCGATGTTCTCCAGTTCCTGCAAGGCCTTGGCACACTTGCGGCATTGCTGCTTGTCTGGCGATTGCGGCACGTCGGCGGCATAGAATCAGGCAAACAATATATCATTAGGCTCGACTGGATCTGGGAGGCTCTACGTATCGAGACCTCTTGGATAGCGAGGGGAGACAAACAACTGTACAGTTAGGGGTAAACAAGGGACTAGAACACGGACGGTAGTACGGTCACGGCGGATGCTGCATGCTGCAGGGGGTTAGCTGATTTAGGGACATCTTAGTCGGGGTCAGAGGGAGGCAGAGTGCATGCAAGAGCCATGGAGTGCTTGCGACAGCAGTGTTACCCAATCATTTCCCAGGCGATTCGTCTATTTACACGATTTGTTTACGGCATCCCGATCGGTCTGCTTCCAACCTGTTGCAAGGTGCTTGTCTTGGTGAGAGCCCCTCTCGGTCGgcgaaagaaaagaaaattactGATCGAAAGCTCTCTCCTTCCGACCTCCCATTTCTTGTTCTAGCTTTCTGCTCTCTGGGCGAGCTTTTGCCTGGCTCTCGGccgtggcgtatacgtaatatttcgACGTGTGATACCGTTAGATACATAGAGGTTAAGAAAAGAGTAATTATTTCGAGAGTAGGTACGTAAGGTGTTACGTTTTTGGCGACACCTTTGAAAGCTCTTCTGGGGGTGGGTTCTATGGGGGTGTCGCCCCGGCGACAAGGCCAATGCCCACATTTGCCCATAATTTACCGCCCACTGTGCCAATCGAACGACTTTTGGGGCTGGGATCCCGACTCTTGCGGCTTGAAGACCGTTCTCTCCGCCGCAGGCACGGCGATGCTGCACTTAACTAAAAATAGTGCAAGTCAGTCGGGGAAGAGccgcacacacgcacacatcgGAATGGGTCGGACATCGGGCACTCGTATATTATATAAAAGTGCATTTGGCCGCGGCATCGGAGGAGCTGCCCATAACCATGTCTTGCCGGCTCGCGCTAGAGTGTGCAGCGTTGATGCATTGCTGTATgcaaaagcaattaaaagtgCTGTCTGTCTGCGGCCCCCGCCCGTCGCCACGCCCCCGCCCGCCCCTTGATGGACAGGAACTCGATTGGCGGGGGCGCGGGCAGCGGGGGCCAACAATGGGCCAAAATCTCTTGTTTTGTCTCACCTACATGCTGTTTTGCGTGCCTGCAATAAAAAACCTTTTCGCATGCCGTCTGCCTTTGATAAAAATACGAACGGATAGTGCGGCAGAGCTACAGATACTACAGATACACATATGATGGATAGATACACACATCTACGATCCCCGATCTATGGTACATGGGCTGCGTTGCCCACTCTATAGTTAGTTGTTTCAGAATTAAGCAAAAATAACAGCGTCGAGAGAAGCGAAAAGCgaagaaaatcattttcattttcttggcCGACCAACTGCTTGAGTTTCCTATTTTTAGCCCAAAAATTGTAGGTGGCTGTGTGGGAAGGAGATGGCCAACGGCTAACGGCTAacggcaaataaataaataaataaaatctctATACTTTGTTGTTGGGCACGATATTATCGTGTGTGTAGTCGCCAgatcatatgtatatatcgtGAGCGTTATAATACGGCATTAAATTTATGATTTTGAATAGGTAGGCTCCCTCCTTTGTTCCATAACTCGTCCAAGGCCAGAATCAGTATTTTGATCTTGGGCATTCTTCTTCGAGCTGTAGATGGTTCACAGATGGACCCATCCGAGGGAAGATTAACCTCTGCTTGTCCAAGATGGGGCCCGTGACTTGGGGGGAGGGCGACATGGGACAAAACATATTCTGGCGCCGAGCCCAGACATTTGCTGGCTTCGCCCCGTTGTTGtaatgtttattattatacgtatacgtaatatgtgCGCCCGCCTTAGTAAATAGTGACAGCGAAAATGTGGAATCTTGTTTGTTACCAAAAGATTACTAAGAATTACTGCGTTCGGGATAATTGCATTCCTCGCTCCTAGACATTCGCCGACTCTAAGACCTGGTAAAGATCCCCTTTCTGGTAAAGATCCCCTCTATGTACACCCAAGCACCAGAGCaactttttagttttatgggttatatatgtatacacacacagacacacacttgATAGATATTTACATATCGAACCATGGGCATGGGGGCGGAATCTTTCGAGTGCATTTATGGATTACTGGAATTAGGAAGATTATGTTGGAGTAGGTATTATTGTTGAAGAAGTGATTATTATGGAGAAACAGGGTTCCAAACTGGACAAAGGGCGGGAGGCAAGGCGGAGGGTCCGAAAAAGAACTTACCCATTACCCTGGGCGGGCATGTTTCATGATCTGGACCTGTAGTCGTTTGATAAAATATACAATGCTTTGATAAATTCGCGTATACAGATATTGGTCTCAGACAGGGGACGAGATACCGCCGGAAGATATCGATAGAGAGATAATAAGTTAGGTTCTCCATAGTTCGCTTGGGTTAGTCACAAGAAATAGACATACTTAAATAGTGAGAGATATAGACGTACGAGTATAAGCACTAGATTGGCAGATTATACAGTAAAGATAGATATCACTGGTGGCTATACCTAGATCGTATGATTTTAGTCACAAGAGAGCTAAACTGTTTGTGTTCGCTAAAAACTGCAACTGCTTGAAATAGAACATCGTCAAGACATCCTCCGCCAATAGAACCGGGCGGAGTGTGGTTTAAACGTTAGAAGGAGTTAGAGTAGGGCCAGCTGACTTACAGAATAGCACGGCTACGAAGTCGGTGTCCTCGATGATCTTCTGAAGAATCTTGGCGTTCACCTCCTCGATGCGGTCGGGCAGGTCCATGGCCTCCAGCGACGTGAGGAAGTCGAGCACGCCCTCCTCGTCCATGAGGTCTCCGTCGTAGATGATGGGCTCCTTCTCCCTGCAATCGAGCTCAGCATTAGCTAGGCTCGTCAGAAGAGGGAGTTACTTACCTGAAATAGGTGAGCGCGGGGAAGTTCTTGATGCCATACTGCTTGGCGAGTCGTTTGTCGTTGATTTTCACAAAGTCCACTCCGAAGGAGTCTGTGTCATCGTCGATTTTTTCGAGTTCCGCTAAAACCTTATCACAGGTCACACAGCTGCGCGCATCTAGAGTGGTAGGACCAAGGAGAGGAGCGGTAAGTACGTACTATATGTTGGACGGGCAACCAGATCTTATAGAGATACCGACATCAATTGACAACCAGCAACTGCTGCGAGTGACGCCAGAGCGGAACCACATTCACATCCACATCGCAGCCGCGGCAGAACCAAATGCCACAAAGATTATTCATTCCTATATTAGACGCAGGATGCATCATCGTCTGCCCAGAGCCCAGGGCGAATTATGgctgaatgaatgaatgaaatgACAGCAAAGGCAGGCCAATTCGGCGCTATTaatgcagcagcaactgccAACAAATTTGCTAAAACTGCTGAATTAATTCATAAAATTCGGCTGCGGCCACTATTAGGAAAAAGAACGATATACCAGACAAAAGACCTGCCTTGGCCAACGTTTCCTCTGGCTCTCTGGGCCATTAGTCCCCGTCCCCGCGAAGAAGCCTCCGTGAAAAATTCAGTGGAATCCCCTGGGCATTGCACAATGCCCCCGAATAAACACAATTAGTTTGTAATCAATGCTCGAGAATAAATCGAAAACTCTTGAGGTCTTTATTTATCTTTCCCGAATAGGCAGCCAAATACACGGAACAGATATAGGCGTTACG is a window of Drosophila bipectinata strain 14024-0381.07 chromosome 2R, DbipHiC1v2, whole genome shotgun sequence DNA encoding:
- the hlk gene encoding uncharacterized protein hlk isoform X4, translating into MTFTRLKTLTLLVCALLALSFPGYVNGANNKKGSQPAAPPEPEAVIEEVNAKQLEKLLADKDYVAVFWYARSCVTCDKVLAELEKIDDDTDSFGVDFVKINDKRLAKQYGIKNFPALTYFREKEPIIYDGDLMDEEGVLDFLTSLEAMDLPDRIEEVNAKILQKIIEDTDFVAVLFCPDHETCPPRVMDKQQCRKCAKALQELENIDDEADQLGIGFVKIHDEALADEYNLGNLPALVYYRHQTPIIYEGELQREEDVLEWLVQNKSTGDEDDVIEDVTSKTLSTLISNIDNLVVLFYDHGNDDSMTVLEELEQIDDDCDKHGIQFVKIDDAKAAGDYGIDSIPAIVYFEKEIPNVYDGDLMDEEQILKWLLGQLERDEIEDVTDEMLDTMIKEGRVIAVLFYDNNDKKSQKVLEELENIDDECDALGITFVKIDNPEEAVEYGINKVPKLIYFEKGIPTIYEGNLEDEEKLLKWLTDQTSSDQIEDITDEMLDLIIEKMPHVAVLFYDKDQKKSQKILAELENIDDECDQNDIAFVKIDDDKEAKEWGIDEIPSIVLFERGIPHIYEGDLMKEDELLGWLVHQKRYSEIPEVTDEMKDKLVENTEHLAVIFYDKDDKQDMRILNELENIDDELEKEGIVIVRIDNAAEAKEYGLDHLPALIYFENKIPALYEGDLMNEDEVLEWLLVQKKTATIEEVTDEILVNLINEHEYVVVFFTGPCEPGETCDHTLNALESIDDELDEAGIIFVTTEDTGVAKKYNVKTYPRLVFFRNRDPLHFTGDLDDEDEVLAWITDDETLEIPGKIEEVNVKMLDKILAENDHVVVFFYAEGDKKAQKILNELENIDDECEEKDIDFVKTSDDDIDKEYDLPGLPALAFYRHKFRTIYTGDLMKEEEILEWVIDLHESTADVIESVDRKTLQVLINDVEHLAVFFYDDECESCSDILEELENIDDDTDKHGIQFVKSNDVKLAHEIGIFAFPALVYYETGVPIMYDGNIASNEDVFNWILEQKADQSIQLIDRDQLFEYIGTKDFLAVVFYKEDDPDSPRVLRHIELIDDEAAEYGIYIVKMHDKLMAKKYGFRNPPGLTYFRKGKYINYDGDIDDEEEVLDWLTSPANMEMTDHIEQVNRKMFEKIRKNSDYVAVIFYSDECKQCPRVLAEVEHIDDEADKAGIDFVKIDDKQMAKEYGVFALPAIVFFKPTSKEPVIYAGDLYEEEQILTWLITQKDPSGDVIEDLEGERLVQLIEESGSIAVYFYADGCEQCTKVLEELENIDDDCDKHGITFVKTRDFSVADGYGVHEYPALVYFEGGIPNVFEGELSEEEEVLQWLITQKTEDRIELITRQMLETMVEETQYLAVYFLPPERKGKPASQPAFCRSFCSPSSLKESNLTATTKHPSSQFVQSYISRKRKRIEKQDKINCNICDQILEGLELIDDECDVFGIHMVKIQDPQLAKRYSIKTFPALVYFRNGNPLLFEGDLQNEQSVLEWLIDDDNRELADEIEEVNERMLDRLMAESTLLVVFFYDDDCAECEEILEELEEIDGEADMFGIDFVKIASIEAAKKYEIVNIPSLVYFRKQVPVLYDGDMHQHDKVITWLTSQDVFEIKNEIEEVNRKMLDKLLEENEFLSVFFYEHNQPDSTAALEKLENIDSETDNLDITFVKMADSRYAKKWGVTKLPAMVYFRRRFPSIYRGDLLSEDEVLEWLRKNRFRQPELNIFMYALIALAVAFVIYTAFLLQCFKPAPPPPVQHPKQS
- the hlk gene encoding uncharacterized protein hlk isoform X13, with the translated sequence MTFTRLKTLTLLVCALLALSFPGYVNGANNKKGSQPAAPPEPEAVIEEVNAKQLEKLLADKDYVAVFWYARSCVTCDKVLAELEKIDDDTDSFGVDFVKINDKRLAKQYGIKNFPALTYFREKEPIIYDGDLMDEEGVLDFLTSLEAMDLPDRIEEVNAKILQKIIEDTDFVAVLFYDKDQKKSQKILAELENIDDECDQNDIAFVKIDDDKEAKEWGIDEIPSIVLFERGIPHIYEGDLMKEDELLGWLVHQKRYSEIPEVTDEMKDKLVENTEHLAVIFYDKDDKQDMRILNELENIDDELEKEGIVIVRIDNAAEAKEYGLDHLPALIYFENKIPALYEGDLMNEDEVLEWLLVQKKTATIEEVTDEILVNLINEHEYVVVFFTGPCEPGETCDHTLNALESIDDELDEAGIIFVTTEDTGVAKKYNVKTYPRLVFFRNRDPLHFTGDLDDEDEVLAWITDDETLEIPGKIEEVNVKMLDKILAENDHVVVFFYAEGDKKAQKILNELENIDDECEEKDIDFVKTSDDDIDKEYDLPGLPALAFYRHKFRTIYTGDLMKEEEILEWVIDLHESTADVIESVDRKTLQVLINDVEHLAVFFYDDECESCSDILEELENIDDDTDKHGIQFVKSNDVKLAHEIGIFAFPALVYYETGVPIMYDGNLKNENRVLQWLINQKSNDDDDDEKIVKLRYPKESDEDKRDRLKRLQSSIRRERLQKRRRDIEDDEDEDNDDDGDGDDEGDEDEDNEEDDDEDIVNEEDEDDEEDEDGDGDNDDEEDEDNEDDDEEDNGNDDEDEDDNDGDEDNEDDDEDQDDNNDDENDEDGDEEDDEGDEDEDNEDEDEDDKDNEDEDEDDNDKDNEDEDDDENQDEDDENEDENEDGDDENEDEDEDEDNGNDNDDDEENGNEDEDEDNEDDNEDEDEDEGNGNDEEDDEENGDDDEDEDDENDGDNGKDDEDEDEDEGIEDDEEDDDNNARDDNDDDDNDDNDNDDDNDDDNDDENDNDDDEEDEEDPKSKPKYRHTAKGRTIHRLADLCSGRLIDEIDDECFYVGLGHDGHSAKRGNNYVPNDYKPFQCCPTKLEKSTKVPKMTAQRIGHSEGEQGKRSQGGNFQFASASSSSAGKASGTKPVVGKKQAKRPQENDDDDDDDEEGEDKPLVKVSYANKRGGSNKPQAGKKPLNKVQDNDDEGEVKQKSSKKSGKLNVKTGINFFQNRLKNLYDLVFQDISLWE